The following coding sequences lie in one Musa acuminata AAA Group cultivar baxijiao chromosome BXJ3-1, Cavendish_Baxijiao_AAA, whole genome shotgun sequence genomic window:
- the LOC104000224 gene encoding uncharacterized protein LOC104000224 isoform X3, giving the protein MNKYSPRCKESASASMATHFDRRPDYGKSFSFQEVTSGRISTTSSASSETPLTKSAAELVREISTLELEVIHLERHLLSLYRTAFDQYLVSSPTSVCYTSKPTAQCTAGSMGHDDELQKAHEKNDATNPDVLFDKAYLSKSFKRIEEDPFNFRHTEQSHVCYPNIVTGKTRYISGHRCLADHLGASIADHVPEICSKLSEDIVKCISAIYCKLASPPQIVELLDSPTPSMSSSSTFSPQDPGDNWSPKLHCETTARPSRYESYKDKNSPYSGMIEVPQICIDSERFKYASNKLSIFRSLIRCLETMDPRKMEHEEQLAFWINIHNALVMHAFLAYGLRENHIKSTYSILKAAYNVGGHSVNAYTIQSSILGCQPHRPSLHLSKLFATKLSSGKDKHPYALDSLEPLVHFALCSGSSSDPALRAYTAKSIYQDLEVAKAEFIQANVSVVKETKIILPKILQYYAKDACLELVDLLKMVYDYIPEAQRKSIQTCSKRRPDKYVEWSPYKSSFRYLVHTDLAKQ; this is encoded by the exons ATGAACAAGTACTCTCCAAGATGCAAGGAATCTGCCTCTGCATCAATG GCTACTCACTTTGATAGAAGACCAGATTATGGGAAatctttcagctttcaagaggtgaCATCGGGTCGTATCTCCACCACATCTTCTGCTTCAAGTGAAACTCCACTCACAAAG TCTGCTGCAGAGTTGGTCAGAGAGATTTCTACCCTTGAGCTGGAAGTCATACATTTGGAACGACATCTGCTTTCGCTATACCGCACAGCTTTTGACCAATATCTAGTTAGCTCCCCTACTTCAGTGTGCTATACCTCCAAACCTACTGCACAATGCACTGCAGGAAGCATGGGGCATGATGATGAACTACAGAAAGCACATGAAAAGAATGATGCTACCAATCCAGATGTATTATTTGACAAAGCATATTTATCTAAAAGCTTCAAGAGAATCGAGGAAGACCCTTTCAATTTCAGGCATACTGAACAATCTCATGTGTGTTACCCTAATATAGTAACA GGTAAAACCCGTTATATTTCTGGACATCGCTGTCTAGCAGATCATCTTGGTGCATCAATCGCAGATCATGTACCTGAGATATGCAGTAAACTTTCCGAAGACATTGTCAAATGCATTTCTGCTATCTACTGCAAACTTGCAAGTCCACCTCAAATTGTGGAACTATTGGATTCACCTACACCATCAATGTCATCTTCAAGCACATTTTCTCCACAGGACCCTGGTGATAATTGGAGCCCTAAGTTGCACTGTGAAACTACAGCAAGACCCTCTCGATATGAATCCTATAAAGATAAAAACAGTCCTTACAGTGGTATGATTGAAGTTCCACAGATATGTATAGACAGTGAAAGATTTAAGTATGCCTCTAACAAGTTGAGTATCTTCAG ATCTCTAATTCGATGCCTAGAGACAATGGACCCAAGAAAGATGGAACATGAAGAGCAACTGGCTTTCTGGATCAACATTCACAATGCATTGGTGATGCAT GCGTTTTTAGCATATGGGCTTCGCGAGAATCACATCAAAAGCACATACTCAATACTGAAG GCAGCTTACAATGTCGGCGGACATTCAGTAAATGCTTATACTATTCAGAGTTCTATTCTTGGATGTCAACCCCATCGTCCATCTTTG CATCTGAGCAAACTATTTGCCACAAAGCTATCATCAGGGAAAGATAAACACCCATACGCCCTTGACAGTTTGGAGCCGCTTGTTCATTTTGCTCTTTGTTCAGGATCATCCTCAGACCCTGCT CTTCGAGCCTATACTGCCAAGAGTATCTATCAGGACCTGGAGGTTGCAAAAGCTGAATTCATTCAAGCTAATGTATCTGTCGTAAAAGAAACCAAGATCATCCTGCCAAAGATCTTGCAATACTATGCAAAAGATGCATGTCTAGAACTTGTTGACCTTCTCAAGATGGTCTACGACTACATTCCAGAGGCCCAGCGGAAGTCCATCCAGACATGCAGCAAAAGGAGGCCCGACAAGTACGTGGAATGGTCTCCGTACAAGTCATCCTTCAGGTATCTTGTGCATACAGATTTGGCGAAGCAATAG
- the LOC104000224 gene encoding uncharacterized protein LOC104000224 isoform X1, with protein sequence MDTPRVGRYSAYSARERHSRSVSGVCEDILNISPRLSYHGPATHFDRRPDYGKSFSFQEVTSGRISTTSSASSETPLTKSAAELVREISTLELEVIHLERHLLSLYRTAFDQYLVSSPTSVCYTSKPTAQCTAGSMGHDDELQKAHEKNDATNPDVLFDKAYLSKSFKRIEEDPFNFRHTEQSHVCYPNIVTGKTRYISGHRCLADHLGASIADHVPEICSKLSEDIVKCISAIYCKLASPPQIVELLDSPTPSMSSSSTFSPQDPGDNWSPKLHCETTARPSRYESYKDKNSPYSGMIEVPQICIDSERFKYASNKLSIFRSLIRCLETMDPRKMEHEEQLAFWINIHNALVMHAFLAYGLRENHIKSTYSILKAAYNVGGHSVNAYTIQSSILGCQPHRPSLHLSKLFATKLSSGKDKHPYALDSLEPLVHFALCSGSSSDPALRAYTAKSIYQDLEVAKAEFIQANVSVVKETKIILPKILQYYAKDACLELVDLLKMVYDYIPEAQRKSIQTCSKRRPDKYVEWSPYKSSFRYLVHTDLAKQ encoded by the exons ATGGATACGCCCCGTGTCGGTCGTTATTCAGCCTATTCTGCCAGGGAGAGGCATTCTCGGAG TGTTTCTGGAGTCTGTGAAGATATATTAAATATATCACCTCGGCTTTCCTACCATGGTCCT GCTACTCACTTTGATAGAAGACCAGATTATGGGAAatctttcagctttcaagaggtgaCATCGGGTCGTATCTCCACCACATCTTCTGCTTCAAGTGAAACTCCACTCACAAAG TCTGCTGCAGAGTTGGTCAGAGAGATTTCTACCCTTGAGCTGGAAGTCATACATTTGGAACGACATCTGCTTTCGCTATACCGCACAGCTTTTGACCAATATCTAGTTAGCTCCCCTACTTCAGTGTGCTATACCTCCAAACCTACTGCACAATGCACTGCAGGAAGCATGGGGCATGATGATGAACTACAGAAAGCACATGAAAAGAATGATGCTACCAATCCAGATGTATTATTTGACAAAGCATATTTATCTAAAAGCTTCAAGAGAATCGAGGAAGACCCTTTCAATTTCAGGCATACTGAACAATCTCATGTGTGTTACCCTAATATAGTAACA GGTAAAACCCGTTATATTTCTGGACATCGCTGTCTAGCAGATCATCTTGGTGCATCAATCGCAGATCATGTACCTGAGATATGCAGTAAACTTTCCGAAGACATTGTCAAATGCATTTCTGCTATCTACTGCAAACTTGCAAGTCCACCTCAAATTGTGGAACTATTGGATTCACCTACACCATCAATGTCATCTTCAAGCACATTTTCTCCACAGGACCCTGGTGATAATTGGAGCCCTAAGTTGCACTGTGAAACTACAGCAAGACCCTCTCGATATGAATCCTATAAAGATAAAAACAGTCCTTACAGTGGTATGATTGAAGTTCCACAGATATGTATAGACAGTGAAAGATTTAAGTATGCCTCTAACAAGTTGAGTATCTTCAG ATCTCTAATTCGATGCCTAGAGACAATGGACCCAAGAAAGATGGAACATGAAGAGCAACTGGCTTTCTGGATCAACATTCACAATGCATTGGTGATGCAT GCGTTTTTAGCATATGGGCTTCGCGAGAATCACATCAAAAGCACATACTCAATACTGAAG GCAGCTTACAATGTCGGCGGACATTCAGTAAATGCTTATACTATTCAGAGTTCTATTCTTGGATGTCAACCCCATCGTCCATCTTTG CATCTGAGCAAACTATTTGCCACAAAGCTATCATCAGGGAAAGATAAACACCCATACGCCCTTGACAGTTTGGAGCCGCTTGTTCATTTTGCTCTTTGTTCAGGATCATCCTCAGACCCTGCT CTTCGAGCCTATACTGCCAAGAGTATCTATCAGGACCTGGAGGTTGCAAAAGCTGAATTCATTCAAGCTAATGTATCTGTCGTAAAAGAAACCAAGATCATCCTGCCAAAGATCTTGCAATACTATGCAAAAGATGCATGTCTAGAACTTGTTGACCTTCTCAAGATGGTCTACGACTACATTCCAGAGGCCCAGCGGAAGTCCATCCAGACATGCAGCAAAAGGAGGCCCGACAAGTACGTGGAATGGTCTCCGTACAAGTCATCCTTCAGGTATCTTGTGCATACAGATTTGGCGAAGCAATAG
- the LOC104000224 gene encoding uncharacterized protein LOC104000224 isoform X2, translating into MDTPRVGRYSAYSARERHSRSVSGVCEDILNISPRLSYHGPATHFDRRPDYGKSFSFQEVTSGRISTTSSASSETPLTKSAAELVREISTLELEVIHLERHLLSLYRTAFDQYLVSSPTSVCYTSKPTAQCTAGSMGHDDELQKAHEKNDATNPDVLFDKAYLSKSFKRIEEDPFNFRHTEQSHGKTRYISGHRCLADHLGASIADHVPEICSKLSEDIVKCISAIYCKLASPPQIVELLDSPTPSMSSSSTFSPQDPGDNWSPKLHCETTARPSRYESYKDKNSPYSGMIEVPQICIDSERFKYASNKLSIFRSLIRCLETMDPRKMEHEEQLAFWINIHNALVMHAFLAYGLRENHIKSTYSILKAAYNVGGHSVNAYTIQSSILGCQPHRPSLHLSKLFATKLSSGKDKHPYALDSLEPLVHFALCSGSSSDPALRAYTAKSIYQDLEVAKAEFIQANVSVVKETKIILPKILQYYAKDACLELVDLLKMVYDYIPEAQRKSIQTCSKRRPDKYVEWSPYKSSFRYLVHTDLAKQ; encoded by the exons ATGGATACGCCCCGTGTCGGTCGTTATTCAGCCTATTCTGCCAGGGAGAGGCATTCTCGGAG TGTTTCTGGAGTCTGTGAAGATATATTAAATATATCACCTCGGCTTTCCTACCATGGTCCT GCTACTCACTTTGATAGAAGACCAGATTATGGGAAatctttcagctttcaagaggtgaCATCGGGTCGTATCTCCACCACATCTTCTGCTTCAAGTGAAACTCCACTCACAAAG TCTGCTGCAGAGTTGGTCAGAGAGATTTCTACCCTTGAGCTGGAAGTCATACATTTGGAACGACATCTGCTTTCGCTATACCGCACAGCTTTTGACCAATATCTAGTTAGCTCCCCTACTTCAGTGTGCTATACCTCCAAACCTACTGCACAATGCACTGCAGGAAGCATGGGGCATGATGATGAACTACAGAAAGCACATGAAAAGAATGATGCTACCAATCCAGATGTATTATTTGACAAAGCATATTTATCTAAAAGCTTCAAGAGAATCGAGGAAGACCCTTTCAATTTCAGGCATACTGAACAATCTCAT GGTAAAACCCGTTATATTTCTGGACATCGCTGTCTAGCAGATCATCTTGGTGCATCAATCGCAGATCATGTACCTGAGATATGCAGTAAACTTTCCGAAGACATTGTCAAATGCATTTCTGCTATCTACTGCAAACTTGCAAGTCCACCTCAAATTGTGGAACTATTGGATTCACCTACACCATCAATGTCATCTTCAAGCACATTTTCTCCACAGGACCCTGGTGATAATTGGAGCCCTAAGTTGCACTGTGAAACTACAGCAAGACCCTCTCGATATGAATCCTATAAAGATAAAAACAGTCCTTACAGTGGTATGATTGAAGTTCCACAGATATGTATAGACAGTGAAAGATTTAAGTATGCCTCTAACAAGTTGAGTATCTTCAG ATCTCTAATTCGATGCCTAGAGACAATGGACCCAAGAAAGATGGAACATGAAGAGCAACTGGCTTTCTGGATCAACATTCACAATGCATTGGTGATGCAT GCGTTTTTAGCATATGGGCTTCGCGAGAATCACATCAAAAGCACATACTCAATACTGAAG GCAGCTTACAATGTCGGCGGACATTCAGTAAATGCTTATACTATTCAGAGTTCTATTCTTGGATGTCAACCCCATCGTCCATCTTTG CATCTGAGCAAACTATTTGCCACAAAGCTATCATCAGGGAAAGATAAACACCCATACGCCCTTGACAGTTTGGAGCCGCTTGTTCATTTTGCTCTTTGTTCAGGATCATCCTCAGACCCTGCT CTTCGAGCCTATACTGCCAAGAGTATCTATCAGGACCTGGAGGTTGCAAAAGCTGAATTCATTCAAGCTAATGTATCTGTCGTAAAAGAAACCAAGATCATCCTGCCAAAGATCTTGCAATACTATGCAAAAGATGCATGTCTAGAACTTGTTGACCTTCTCAAGATGGTCTACGACTACATTCCAGAGGCCCAGCGGAAGTCCATCCAGACATGCAGCAAAAGGAGGCCCGACAAGTACGTGGAATGGTCTCCGTACAAGTCATCCTTCAGGTATCTTGTGCATACAGATTTGGCGAAGCAATAG